CATCCGCCGCAGACCTTGTGATATTCGCACACGCCGCACTTGCCTTCGTACTGCTTCTGGTCGCGGAACTGCAGGAACTGTTTGGAGGACCTCCAGATCTCCGGGAAGGGCGTGGTGCGGATGTTGCCGCAGTCGAGCTCCAGGTAGCCGCAGGGCTGGACCTGGCCGACGTGGGAGATGAAGCAGAAGCCCGTGCCGCCCAGGCACCCGCGGGTCATGGCGTCGAGGCCGAAGTTCTCGGGCGTGACGGCGATGCCCTCCTCCTTGGCCCGCTGGCGCATGATGCGGTAGTAGTGCGGGGCGCAGGTGGCCTTCAGATGCATCTTCGTGGTCTTGCGGAAATCGTAGAACCAGTTGAGCACGTCCTCGTACTCCTGGCCGGTGATGACCTCGGCCCCGAGCTGGGCGGCCCGGCCCGTGGGCACGAGCAGGAAGATGTGCCAGGCGGCGGCGCCGATGCGCTCGCACAGGTCGAAGATCTGCTTGAAGCTGCCGAGGTTGGCGCGCGTCACGGTGGTGTTGATCTGGAACTCGATGCCGGCGTCCTTCAGGTACTCTATGCCGCGCATGGAGGCGTCGAAGGCGCCGACAACGCCGCGGAAGTCGTCGTGGCTCTCTGCGTCGGGTCCGTCGATGGAGATGGAGCAGCGCTGCACGCCGGCCTCACGCATATTCACCGTCGTCTCCGGGGTGATGAGGGTGCCGTTGGGTGACATGACGCAGCGCAGGCCCTTGTCCGTGGCGTAACGGATGAGCTCGTAGACGTCGGCGCGCATCATGGGGTCGCCGCCGGTGAAGATGATGATGGGGTTGCCGACCTGGGGGAAGGTGTCGATCAAGGCCTTGGCCTCGGCCGTGTCCAGTTCGCCCTCGTAGGGTTCCAGGTGCGCTTCGGCCCGGCAGTGCTTGCAGGCCAGGTTGCAGGAGCGGGTCACTTCCCAGGCGATGAGCTTGCAGGCCGGGGTGCCGTCGGGAAGGGTCGTGACCATGCCGCCGGGGTGGCCGCCGGGTTTCGCGCCCGGATGTCCGGCCGGCGGACCGTCGAGGTTCGGCCGGCCCGCGCCGTGGTGGGGATGAGTGTGCATTACAGGTGTCCCGCCTTGAGCAGGTCTTGGGTGAAGTAGGAGAGGATCAGGTCCGCGCCCGCGCGCTTGAAGGCGATGAGGCTTTCCAGCGCCACGGCTGTCTCGTCGATCCAGCCGAGCTGGGCCGCGGCCTTGATCTGGCTATACTCGCCGCTGACCTGGTAGGCGGCCACGGGCAGGTCGAAGTTGTCGCGCACGAGGCGGATGACGTCGAGGTACGGCAGGCCCGGCTTGACCATCAGGATGTCGGCGCCTTCCTCAACATCGGCGGCCGCTTCGCGCAGCCCTTCGCGCCAGTTGGCCGGGTCCATCTGGTAGGTTTTGCGGTCCCCGAACTTCGGCGCACTTTCGGCCGCGTCGCGGAAGGGGCCGTAGAAGGCCGAGGAGTACTTGACCGCGTAGGACATGATGGGCGTGTTCAGGAAGCCCGCTTCGTCCAGGGCCTGGCGGATGGCGGCCACTCGGCCGTCCATCATGTCCGAGGGCGCGACGATGTCCGCGCCGGCCTTGGCCTGGGCCACGGCCGTGCGGGCCAGCAGCGCCAGGGTCGGGTCGTTTTTGACTTCGCCTTCGGGCGAGACCAGGCCGCAGTGGCCGTGGGAGGTGTACTCGCACAGGCAGGTGTCCGCGACCACGACCAGTTCGGGCCAGCGGTCCTTGATGCGGCGGATGGCCTGCTGCACGATGCCGTTCTCGGCGTAGGCCTGGGAGCCGGCCGGGTCCTTGTCCACGGGAATGCCGAAGAGGATGAGGCTTTTGAGGCCCGCGTCCACGGCCCCGGCCACCTCGTCCATGAGCTGGTTCAGGCCGAGCTGGAACTGTCCGGGCATGGAGGCGATGGGCTTGCGGAAATCCGCGTCGGACTCGACCACAAAGTAAGGCTGGATCAGGTCGTCGCGGGACAGGCGGCTTTCGCGCACCAGATCCCGCATGGCCTTGGAAGAGCGCAGCCTGCGGCCGCGATGGAATGTGTTCACGTCCGCCCTCCTAGAGCTTCTCGCCTGTGATTTCCTCGTCCGTCAGGTAGCAAGCCGGGTCGTGGGCCCAGAAGTCGTCGAAGTAGGCCTCGGCGCGGGCGCGGAAGTTGCCGCCGCAGATGTTCAGGAAGCGGCAGGTGGCGCAGCGGCCCTTCACGTGGGGCCGTTTGTCCTTGAGCTTGTGCAGGAGTTCGATGTTCTCGTCCGTCCAGATTTCGGAGAAGGGACGCTCGAGCACGTTGCCGAAGGTGTGGTGGCGCATGAACTGGTCGGCGTGCACGGAGCCGTCCCAGGAGATGCAGCCGATGCCGCGCCCTGAGGAGTTGCCTTCGTTCATCTTCAGGAGTTCGAGCACCTCGGCCGCGCGCTTGGGGTCTTCCTTGAGCATGCGGAAATAGACGTAGGGGCCGTCGGCGTGGTTGTCCACGGTCAGCACTTCCTTGGGCAGGCCGCGGTCGTGCAGGTCGCGGGTGCGGTCCATGATCAGGTCGACCACGGCGCGGGTCTCGGCGTGGTCCAGGTCTTCCTTGATGAGCTCGGAGCCGCGGCCGGAGTAGACCAGGTGGTAGAAGCAGATGCGCGGCACTTCCAGGGATTCGATGAGGTCGAAGAGGTGCGGGATTTCCGAGGCGTTGCGCTTGTTGATGGTGAAGCGCAGGCCGACCTTGAGGCCTTCGGCCTGGCAGTTCTCGACGCCCTTCAAGGCCTGCTTGTAGGCGCCGGTCACGCCGCGGAACTTGTCGTGCACGGCCTCGGCGCCGTCCAGGGAGATGCCGACGTAGGACAGGCCGACTTCCTTCAGTTCCTTGGCCTTGGCCTTGGTTATGAGGGTGCCGTTGGTGGAGATGACGGCGCGCATGCCCTTGGACGTGGCGTACTTGGCCAGTTCGACCAAGTCTTCGCGCACCAGGGGCTCGCCGCCGGAAAAGAGCATGACCGGCGCGCCGAACTGCGCCAGGTCGTCGATCATGACCTTGGCCTGCTCCGTGGAGATGGGGTCCTTGTGGGCGCTCGGCTCCACGGCGTGGGCGTAGCAGTGCACGCACTTGAGGTTGCAGCGCTGGGTCATGTTCCAGACCACAACGGGCTTCTTGTCCTTGGCGAACTGCAGCAGGTGGGAGGGGAGTTGGGCGGAATTGCGTCCGTAGCGCAGGGCGTCGGAGGGTTCCACCGTGCCGCAGTAAAGTTTGGAGATACCGATCATGGTTGCCTCATGTGAACGCGAAGGTTCGTCTATGGGGTGCGAACCGGACGGCGCGGGGCCTGGCGGTTCGGAAAAATTCGGGAGAGCCGAAGGCTTGTCCTAATGGCTGTGGCTGTCAAGTCAAGGGCGGACCTATTGCAGGGTGCGGGTCGGGGGCTCGTCCCCCAGGAGGCGGGCCACCTTGTCCTGGTGATCCCTGGAAGCGGATTCCTTGCGGGTCGTCTGCTCGGCGGGTTTCCTGCGGGCGTTGCGGCCCAGGCCCTTGTCCACGGCCAGCCGCCAGAGACTCTTGAACGTGCGCATCAGGCCCTTCCGGTGACGAGGGTCAGGACGATGGCCACGGCCAGGGCCAGGAGCATGGGCAGCACGAGCACGGCCAGGACCTGTTTGTTGCTGGCGCCGTGCACGTGGCGCAGCCCCAGGAATTTGTAGACCGTGGCGCCGATCATGGCCAGGGGCATGCCGATGTAGGGGATGACCATGAGCAGCATGGGCGCCGCGCTGTACGCCTCGGCGCGGAAGGTCCCTTCGAAGCCCTTGGTGTCGGCCTTGAAAAGGCGCAGGAAAAAATGGTTGATGGCCGTGTCCATGAACAGGAAAACCGAGACTTCGAGGGGGTAGAGGATGAGGGCCAGGGCTGCCTGCGCGGTGTGCCCGAGCCCTTCGGTCAGCAGGCTCGGCGGCATGATGCCCAGGAGCTGCCAGATGGACTGGGACAGGGCCACGGCCTGGATGACGACGAGAAAAAAGAGCAGCGGCTTCATGATTCCGTGGCCCACGGGCATGGCCGAGAAAAAGCCCTTGGGGTTGGCGAGCACCTGCATGAAGGTTTTGGCGAAGGCCAGTGGGTAGCCCGACGTCGCGCGCTCCCACAGGGGGAGGCTGGCCTGGGGCTGGTCTTCGGCGCCGGCCCCGTGGGCTTCTTCGCCGTCGTCGTTCAGGGCCTCGAGCTCCTTCCAGAGATCGTCCTCGCGCGGGGCCTGGCGCTGGTGCGGCGCGGGATCTTCCGCTGCGGGACGTGCAGGAGTCTCGGCGGGCTGGACCTGCGTTGTTTGCGCGGGGCGTTCGTGGCGAGGCAGTGGGGCGTCTGCGGGTGCGGCGGGCTGAGCAGGCCCGGCAGGTTCGTGCTGCGGGACGTTCGCGCCGGCCGGCTGGCCGGGAAGTTCCCGGAATTTGAAGCGGTGCTGGCACTTGGGGCAGGTGGCCATGACCGCCTTCGGCGGAAGCTTGGCCTCGTTGACGGTGCGTCCGAACCCGCAGCTGGGACAGGTGATATTCATGACGGATGCTCTCTCCTCTTGCGAGAAGGCTGATACCCCCTCTTGGTCCGATTAGCAACCGCGGCGGGTTTTGGGGCAGAGAAAGAGGTCGTCGAAGAGATGCACGAAAAAGGCCACGATGAGCACGCCGCTGTAGTCCATGGTGCTGTCGGAATCGAATTCGCGCAGCATGTGCTCGATGAATTCCGGCCTGAAGTAGCCTTTGTCCCGCACGGCAATGGGAGACAGGGATTCGCCGATCAGCCCCCTGAACATGCGTACGAACCATTTGCCCGGGGGGGCCAGGGGTTGCTTGCGGCGGCGGCAGATGGCCGGGGGCAGGAACGTGCGGAAACCTTTCTTGAGCAGGTGCTTTTCGTTCAGCCCCCGCATCTTGAAGCGGCCCGGCAGTGAGAAGACGTACTCCACCAGCCGGTGGTCCATGAAGGGGGACCTGAGTTCCACGGAGTTGGCCATGCTCATGGTGTCTGCCAGGGGCAGGGTCAGGTTGGGCAGGCGCATGCGGCTCTCCAGGTACAGGGCCTGATCCAGCAGGGATCTGGAGCCAGGAACCGTCGGCAGCTCGCCGTCCCGCTCCCCGAGTCGCGGAAGCAGTCTCTCGATGAAGCCGTCGGACAGGAGCTGCCCCTTCATCTGAAAGGCCTGGAACCTGTACGGCAGGGCGGGGTGGGCCGCGGGGAAGCCCTTCAGGGCCGAGTAGTGCATCAGGGCCTGCTGCGGGGAGGAGAGGGCCGGGAAGACCCGACGCAGAAGGTTCGCGCGGGCCGGGGTCTCGCTGCGGCCGATGAAGTCCATGAGCTTCAGGAGCTTGAAATAGTCATACCCGCCCAGGATCTCGTCGGCGCCGTCGCCGGACAGGACGACCTTGAAGCCCATGTCGCGGATCTGACGCGACAGCAGGTACAGGGGCAGGTTCAGGAGCGTCACCAGGGGCGTTTCCAGATGCCAGACCAAGTTCGCGACCTCCCTCTCCTCGATGGAGCAGAGGAACTCGTGGTGTGTGGTGCCGAAGGCCCCGGAGACCATGCGCGCGAAGTGGCGCTCGTCGTAGCCCGCGTCCTCGAAGGTGATGGACAGGGTGTGCACCGGCGCGTTGGAGAGATGGGCGTAGAGGCCGGTCACGCTGCTGGAGTCGATGCCGCCGCTCAGGTACGAGGCCACGGGGACGTCGGCCACGAGCCTGGCGCGCACGGCTTCCAGCAGATGGTGGCGCAGGCCCTCGGCCGCGTCGTCCTCGCTCAGCTCTGCAGGCGGCGTGTCGAGGGGAATGTCCCAGTAGGGCGCGACGCGCAGCCCCTTGGCATCATGGACGAGAAAGCTCGCGGGCGGGACCTGCCGTATCCCTTCCAGGAAGGTGTCCGGGGCGAGGTTGAAGCCGTAGTCGAGGAGCCGGTCCATGGCCAGGACGTTCACGGCCCGGGGGACGCCCGGATAGTGCAGGATGGCCTTGATCTCGGAGGCGAAGACAAGGGTCCCGTCCGGCAGGGCCGCATAGAAGAGCGGTTTCTTCCCCATGCGGTCCCGGGCCAGGAACAGGCGCCGGGCTCCGGGGTTCCAGATCGCGAAGGCGAACATCCCCGCCAGCCGGTCCAGGCATTTTTCGCCCCACTGCACATAGGCGGCCAACAGGACTTCCGAGTCTGAGCGGGTGCGGAAATGGTGGCCGAGGCTGGCGAGTTCGACCCGCAGGGGCTGGTAGTTGTAGATCTCGCCGTTGAAGACCAGGATCATGCCTGACGGTTCGTGGACCAGGGGTTGGTTGCCGCCCTGCAGGTCGATGATGGCCAGGCGTCTGGACGCCAGAGCGCAGCGCTCGTCCTGGTGCAGCCCCTGGTGGTCGGGGCCGCGGTGGGCGATGGCCAGGGCCATGGCGCCGAGGATGTTCGTGTCCGGAGTGATTCCGCTGGGATTGAAAAAGCCGGCTATGCCGCACATGCACGCGTTCCCGGTTGAGGTGGTGTCCCGGTGGACGGATGCAGAATGCGTGCCCTGGCGATACCGCGCATCGGCAGGTCAGCGTGCGTAGTAGGCTGCGGCCTTGGGTGGCGCGGGATGGGGCTGTGTCCTGGAAATCTCGGCAAAGGCCGAGCGGAAGGAGGACAGGATGCCGACGACCTCGTCGATGATGGCCGTGTCCATCTTCAGGTTGGCCCGCAGCAGGCGGGTGTTGCAGTACATGTAGAGGCGGTGGAGGTTCTGGGCGAGGTCCCCGCCCCGCTCGTTGTTCAGGGAGCCGTCGAGTTCGGCGATGATGTCCAGGGCCTGGGAGATGAGGATGCCTTTCTTGGCGAAGTTCTTGGCCTCAATCTCCTCCTTGGCCTGTTCGAGGAAGGTGATGGCCCCGTCGTAGAGCATGACCACGAGGTGTCCCGGGGTCGTGGTGGTGACGTGAGTCTGC
This genomic interval from Desulfomicrobium escambiense DSM 10707 contains the following:
- the ahbD gene encoding heme b synthase, translating into MHTHPHHGAGRPNLDGPPAGHPGAKPGGHPGGMVTTLPDGTPACKLIAWEVTRSCNLACKHCRAEAHLEPYEGELDTAEAKALIDTFPQVGNPIIIFTGGDPMMRADVYELIRYATDKGLRCVMSPNGTLITPETTVNMREAGVQRCSISIDGPDAESHDDFRGVVGAFDASMRGIEYLKDAGIEFQINTTVTRANLGSFKQIFDLCERIGAAAWHIFLLVPTGRAAQLGAEVITGQEYEDVLNWFYDFRKTTKMHLKATCAPHYYRIMRQRAKEEGIAVTPENFGLDAMTRGCLGGTGFCFISHVGQVQPCGYLELDCGNIRTTPFPEIWRSSKQFLQFRDQKQYEGKCGVCEYHKVCGGCRARAHSMDNNYMGEEPLCTYVPKLLERIKS
- the hemB gene encoding porphobilinogen synthase, encoding MNTFHRGRRLRSSKAMRDLVRESRLSRDDLIQPYFVVESDADFRKPIASMPGQFQLGLNQLMDEVAGAVDAGLKSLILFGIPVDKDPAGSQAYAENGIVQQAIRRIKDRWPELVVVADTCLCEYTSHGHCGLVSPEGEVKNDPTLALLARTAVAQAKAGADIVAPSDMMDGRVAAIRQALDEAGFLNTPIMSYAVKYSSAFYGPFRDAAESAPKFGDRKTYQMDPANWREGLREAAADVEEGADILMVKPGLPYLDVIRLVRDNFDLPVAAYQVSGEYSQIKAAAQLGWIDETAVALESLIAFKRAGADLILSYFTQDLLKAGHL
- the ahbC gene encoding 12,18-didecarboxysiroheme deacetylase codes for the protein MIGISKLYCGTVEPSDALRYGRNSAQLPSHLLQFAKDKKPVVVWNMTQRCNLKCVHCYAHAVEPSAHKDPISTEQAKVMIDDLAQFGAPVMLFSGGEPLVREDLVELAKYATSKGMRAVISTNGTLITKAKAKELKEVGLSYVGISLDGAEAVHDKFRGVTGAYKQALKGVENCQAEGLKVGLRFTINKRNASEIPHLFDLIESLEVPRICFYHLVYSGRGSELIKEDLDHAETRAVVDLIMDRTRDLHDRGLPKEVLTVDNHADGPYVYFRMLKEDPKRAAEVLELLKMNEGNSSGRGIGCISWDGSVHADQFMRHHTFGNVLERPFSEIWTDENIELLHKLKDKRPHVKGRCATCRFLNICGGNFRARAEAYFDDFWAHDPACYLTDEEITGEKL
- a CDS encoding zinc-ribbon domain-containing protein, producing the protein MNITCPSCGFGRTVNEAKLPPKAVMATCPKCQHRFKFRELPGQPAGANVPQHEPAGPAQPAAPADAPLPRHERPAQTTQVQPAETPARPAAEDPAPHQRQAPREDDLWKELEALNDDGEEAHGAGAEDQPQASLPLWERATSGYPLAFAKTFMQVLANPKGFFSAMPVGHGIMKPLLFFLVVIQAVALSQSIWQLLGIMPPSLLTEGLGHTAQAALALILYPLEVSVFLFMDTAINHFFLRLFKADTKGFEGTFRAEAYSAAPMLLMVIPYIGMPLAMIGATVYKFLGLRHVHGASNKQVLAVLVLPMLLALAVAIVLTLVTGRA
- the asnB gene encoding asparagine synthase (glutamine-hydrolyzing), coding for MCGIAGFFNPSGITPDTNILGAMALAIAHRGPDHQGLHQDERCALASRRLAIIDLQGGNQPLVHEPSGMILVFNGEIYNYQPLRVELASLGHHFRTRSDSEVLLAAYVQWGEKCLDRLAGMFAFAIWNPGARRLFLARDRMGKKPLFYAALPDGTLVFASEIKAILHYPGVPRAVNVLAMDRLLDYGFNLAPDTFLEGIRQVPPASFLVHDAKGLRVAPYWDIPLDTPPAELSEDDAAEGLRHHLLEAVRARLVADVPVASYLSGGIDSSSVTGLYAHLSNAPVHTLSITFEDAGYDERHFARMVSGAFGTTHHEFLCSIEEREVANLVWHLETPLVTLLNLPLYLLSRQIRDMGFKVVLSGDGADEILGGYDYFKLLKLMDFIGRSETPARANLLRRVFPALSSPQQALMHYSALKGFPAAHPALPYRFQAFQMKGQLLSDGFIERLLPRLGERDGELPTVPGSRSLLDQALYLESRMRLPNLTLPLADTMSMANSVELRSPFMDHRLVEYVFSLPGRFKMRGLNEKHLLKKGFRTFLPPAICRRRKQPLAPPGKWFVRMFRGLIGESLSPIAVRDKGYFRPEFIEHMLREFDSDSTMDYSGVLIVAFFVHLFDDLFLCPKTRRGC
- the fliS gene encoding flagellar export chaperone FliS; protein product: MHKAANAYMQTHVTTTTPGHLVVMLYDGAITFLEQAKEEIEAKNFAKKGILISQALDIIAELDGSLNNERGGDLAQNLHRLYMYCNTRLLRANLKMDTAIIDEVVGILSSFRSAFAEISRTQPHPAPPKAAAYYAR